A DNA window from Pseudoalteromonas spongiae UST010723-006 contains the following coding sequences:
- a CDS encoding type VI secretion system contractile sheath domain-containing protein, producing MNLSDQTASLEQSKALAYNLIAEIDQLISAQLSKVMSDKKFQALEARWLNLQELTSLPVNYKAIKVRILNISWREISQDLNISTSVSHSRLFNLIANKEFNTLGGEPYGLVVIDHNLTLDFDYDNEFDDLYTLELLAALGEKSLCPILLDADDGFLGAQGEQYLADVEKVKRVLTDHDFDTWHRLRESPNSHFLGLVFNKVAIRESYEYYPAGFVFNEDETEAFKWGNAATTFLKNVIIEFNRVRWFGFLKSRKLDSLGGSAIKNYGLKANLEPRFKIHLSASSAAFLSQLGLIPIFYNPLNNRYFFQSNSSVKLEQDGENRFLIQTTLMISRIAHYIKLQLRQMIGAAMEPHDCENRISHWLEQYCSNSIVNDEVTLAGMPLRSAKVTVDEEPGSLKRYSCQIDLMPQYQYDRVASLVSLSTAVE from the coding sequence GTGAATCTGAGCGATCAGACAGCTTCATTAGAACAATCAAAAGCGTTAGCGTACAATTTGATTGCTGAAATTGACCAACTTATCAGTGCTCAATTATCTAAAGTGATGTCTGACAAAAAGTTCCAAGCTTTAGAAGCTCGATGGCTTAATTTACAGGAGCTAACCAGTTTACCTGTTAACTATAAAGCGATAAAAGTTCGCATTCTTAATATTTCTTGGCGAGAAATATCGCAAGATTTAAATATTTCTACTTCGGTATCGCACTCACGTCTGTTTAATTTAATCGCGAATAAAGAGTTTAATACCTTAGGTGGTGAGCCATATGGCTTAGTGGTTATCGATCACAATTTAACATTAGACTTTGATTACGATAACGAGTTTGATGATTTATATACCTTAGAGTTGCTTGCTGCGTTAGGTGAAAAGAGTTTATGTCCAATTCTACTCGATGCTGACGATGGTTTTTTAGGCGCTCAAGGTGAACAGTATTTGGCTGATGTAGAAAAAGTAAAACGTGTACTGACGGATCACGACTTTGATACGTGGCATCGCTTAAGAGAAAGCCCAAATAGCCATTTTCTCGGCTTGGTATTTAATAAAGTAGCGATTCGGGAAAGTTACGAATATTACCCCGCTGGTTTTGTCTTTAATGAAGACGAAACCGAAGCGTTTAAATGGGGCAATGCTGCGACCACGTTTTTAAAAAACGTAATTATTGAGTTTAATCGTGTGCGCTGGTTTGGTTTTTTAAAGTCGCGCAAGCTAGACTCGCTAGGTGGCAGTGCAATTAAAAACTATGGTTTAAAAGCTAATTTAGAACCACGCTTTAAAATTCATTTGTCGGCTTCTAGTGCTGCGTTTTTATCCCAATTAGGGTTAATTCCGATTTTTTACAACCCTCTAAATAATCGCTATTTTTTCCAATCGAACAGTTCGGTTAAATTAGAGCAAGACGGTGAAAATCGCTTTTTGATTCAAACAACATTAATGATCAGCAGAATTGCCCATTATATTAAACTGCAATTAAGACAAATGATTGGCGCAGCTATGGAACCCCATGACTGTGAGAACCGCATCAGCCATTGGTTAGAGCAGTATTGCTCTAACTCGATCGTTAATGATGAGGTGACCTTAGCTGGTATGCCGTTACGATCGGCGAAAGTAACGGTGGATGAAGAACCTGGCAGCCTTAAGCGTTACAGTTGCCAAATTGATTTAATGCCACAGTACCAATACGACCGCGTTGCAAGTTTAGTTAGTTTATCGACGGCGGTTGAATAA
- the tssC gene encoding type VI secretion system contractile sheath large subunit: MSEELQQGSAAEGESLSFLDRAISATSQTAPDRTKELLTSLTQEAMSGTVTWDKNLTDTIANAVAAIDKKMSEQLSQIMQKDNFQQLEGSWLGLQKLIRNSALGTSQKVKLLNISKDELLEQFEDAPAVDRSPLFNSLYQHEYGTAGGEPYGLLLGDYEFSQSDEDVALLRYMGEVAAASHAPFIAAASPEMFELSSFSTFSEGKPIAPAFDSPSYASWNSFRESDDARYVALTLPRTMARLPYGFKGKKIKSFNFEELANDNAGNPKPASNDEIVWSNAAYDMALNMNNAFEAFGWCTAIRGMDNGGKVEALPNLTYLTDSGDITQQCPTEVNLTDEREKELSDLGFLPLVHYKNSDYAVFLGGQTTQKPKEYTDPDATANAAISARLPYIMASSRIAHYLKVMGRDNIGSNMEASDIQKQMSEWIAMYTNSGAMGNEERAKTPLAEAQISVIEQPGRPGSYSAVAHLRPWLQMEELTTSVRMVASLPG, from the coding sequence ATGTCTGAAGAGTTACAACAAGGATCAGCTGCCGAAGGTGAAAGCCTGTCATTTTTAGACAGAGCAATTAGCGCAACAAGCCAAACAGCACCAGACAGAACCAAAGAGCTATTAACGTCGCTTACGCAAGAAGCGATGTCAGGCACAGTTACATGGGATAAAAACCTTACCGATACAATTGCAAATGCGGTAGCGGCGATTGACAAAAAAATGTCAGAGCAACTGTCACAGATTATGCAAAAAGATAACTTTCAACAGTTAGAAGGTTCTTGGTTAGGTTTACAGAAACTGATCCGCAACAGCGCATTAGGCACATCACAAAAAGTAAAACTACTTAACATCTCAAAAGATGAGTTGTTAGAGCAGTTTGAAGATGCACCAGCAGTTGACCGTAGCCCACTATTTAACTCACTTTATCAACACGAATATGGTACAGCGGGTGGTGAACCTTATGGTTTACTATTAGGTGACTATGAATTTTCTCAATCTGATGAAGATGTTGCTTTACTGCGCTATATGGGTGAAGTGGCAGCGGCAAGTCATGCGCCATTTATTGCTGCAGCATCGCCAGAAATGTTCGAACTAAGCAGCTTCTCAACGTTTAGTGAAGGCAAGCCAATTGCACCTGCTTTTGATTCGCCAAGTTATGCGTCATGGAATTCATTCCGTGAAAGTGATGATGCACGTTATGTTGCGTTAACACTGCCTCGTACTATGGCTCGTTTACCGTACGGCTTTAAAGGTAAAAAGATTAAGTCATTTAACTTTGAAGAGCTTGCAAACGATAACGCAGGTAATCCAAAACCAGCAAGCAACGATGAGATTGTTTGGTCAAATGCTGCATACGATATGGCGTTGAACATGAATAACGCATTCGAAGCGTTTGGTTGGTGTACTGCTATTCGTGGTATGGATAATGGCGGTAAAGTAGAAGCGTTACCTAACTTAACTTACTTGACTGACTCAGGTGATATCACCCAGCAATGTCCGACAGAAGTAAACCTTACGGATGAGCGCGAGAAAGAGCTAAGTGATTTAGGTTTCTTACCACTTGTTCATTATAAAAACTCTGACTATGCCGTGTTCTTAGGTGGTCAAACGACTCAGAAGCCAAAAGAATACACAGACCCAGATGCAACGGCAAACGCAGCTATTTCAGCACGTTTACCGTACATTATGGCAAGTAGCCGCATTGCACATTATTTAAAAGTAATGGGCCGTGACAACATTGGTTCAAATATGGAAGCAAGCGACATTCAAAAGCAAATGAGTGAATGGATTGCGATGTATACCAACTCTGGAGCAATGGGTAACGAAGAACGTGCGAAAACGCCACTAGCGGAAGCGCAAATCTCAGTTATCGAACAGCCGGGTCGCCCAGGTTCATACTCGGCGGTAGCGCATTTAAGACCGTGGTTACAGATGGAAGAGTTAACAACGTCTGTACGTATGGTTGCAAGCCTACCGGGCTAA
- the tssB gene encoding type VI secretion system contractile sheath small subunit: protein MALNSQHKRVSKNRVSITYDVETNGATEKKELPFVSAVLGNFSGDKEDPKEVEDREFIQVDQDNFDEVLGRIKPELSLKVDNVIENDDSQFEVNLEFESMKDFEPDALVQRIEPLKKLLETRNQLNELLSKADRSRDFEKLLKDILQSADSLSSLSEELGVKGEE from the coding sequence ATGGCACTTAATTCGCAACATAAGCGTGTTAGTAAAAACCGTGTAAGTATCACTTACGATGTGGAAACTAATGGCGCAACAGAGAAGAAAGAACTTCCTTTTGTTTCAGCCGTATTAGGTAACTTTTCAGGTGACAAAGAAGATCCGAAAGAAGTAGAAGATCGTGAATTTATTCAAGTTGATCAAGATAACTTTGACGAAGTTCTTGGCCGCATCAAGCCTGAGTTATCGCTGAAAGTTGATAACGTAATTGAAAATGATGATAGCCAGTTTGAAGTAAATCTTGAGTTCGAATCAATGAAAGACTTTGAGCCGGATGCGTTAGTTCAGCGCATCGAACCGCTTAAGAAATTACTTGAAACGCGCAATCAACTAAATGAATTATTGAGTAAAGCAGACCGTTCGCGCGATTTTGAAAAGCTGTTAAAAGACATTCTGCAAAGCGCTGATTCGCTTAGCTCATTATCAGAAGAACTTGGTGTGAAGGGAGAAGAATAA
- a CDS encoding YebG family protein, which yields MAVEVCYKVVRDGVERMTFTSKKEADAYDKMLDIAEALEAMLGEVDVPLSEQQNEALALEMAKRKDQFIAALKGGKPTPPNNKAKVTDIKKVS from the coding sequence ATGGCCGTTGAGGTATGTTACAAAGTAGTTAGAGATGGAGTCGAACGCATGACATTTACATCAAAAAAAGAGGCAGACGCATATGACAAAATGTTGGATATTGCGGAAGCACTTGAAGCCATGCTTGGTGAAGTTGATGTGCCGTTAAGCGAGCAACAAAATGAAGCGCTGGCCCTTGAAATGGCAAAACGTAAAGACCAATTTATTGCAGCTTTAAAAGGGGGAAAACCAACCCCGCCTAACAATAAAGCAAAAGTAACTGATATTAAAAAAGTAAGTTAA
- a CDS encoding Hcp family type VI secretion system effector, whose translation MASIFMRIDGNDSIKGAATVADLNSKKGWFAVDSLSWGAMRGVSVDIGNANNQDNGMVALGEISISKGYDGATPYLLTYLFQPGADGKTVELVMTKPSRDGKGIVPYFVISLEEARMANFSISGSDGSQPSESFSLTYTKIEQIFFVEDEGGKLEKAASVKYDATGNQLTSAADLK comes from the coding sequence ATGGCATCAATCTTCATGAGAATCGATGGTAACGATAGCATCAAGGGCGCTGCAACTGTAGCTGATTTAAATAGCAAAAAAGGTTGGTTTGCAGTAGATAGCCTTTCTTGGGGTGCTATGCGTGGTGTGTCGGTTGATATCGGCAACGCAAATAACCAAGATAACGGCATGGTAGCGCTAGGCGAAATTAGTATTTCTAAAGGATACGATGGTGCGACACCATACCTTTTAACTTATTTATTCCAACCAGGTGCAGATGGTAAAACTGTTGAGCTTGTAATGACTAAACCATCTCGCGATGGTAAAGGCATTGTTCCTTACTTTGTTATCTCACTAGAAGAAGCACGTATGGCTAACTTTAGTATTTCAGGTAGCGATGGCAGCCAGCCAAGTGAATCATTCTCGCTAACATATACTAAAATTGAGCAAATCTTCTTCGTAGAAGATGAAGGCGGTAAGTTAGAAAAAGCAGCTTCTGTTAAGTACGACGCAACTGGTAACCAGTTAACTTCTGCGGCAGACTTAAAATAA
- a CDS encoding sensor histidine kinase: MKLKFVLSAILLASLVLPTSFISYIAYTQKVATNEQNQATVRRLTLNRSKERVESYLNTILEYVRADSNIPQFANFLTAYGTEQEAQLAEINAILRNVIVKDTLNVTSVALINTAGKNIQDIRIGQQSRDESSFAYFKRQSMSPAPVMHYSGANNKDPESIYFSSPIRSSDGKVVGYLRLMLETSAIQQLVNSIAKHLTYSQWLTISANETPIADSRQRQKRLEERDNVYKSYAKIKPFEWQIALIQTAQEHNRNLANYRQFLLLQIAILLIVSIFVSLVVARLMSRPVERVKKLAIEIAHQDLDKRIRGGKIDEFNELAAAINSMADNLVEGYRNLEREHHELEQIQQQVTELNEKLEKRVLERTQQLSAQNQALESAMQQIVQSEKLASLGSLVSGVSHELNTPIGVALTAGSFALEVHNKIANELKQKSLSVDSLSKHLQQLEEAIGLVTNNCHKASELVVNFKQISGDHTSNKRRVFNLAQTLEVVVNTLNTKLLSSNTVSFHGLENVEIDSFPGAFEQVFINLINNSLVHGFDDSVQGKINISIQQSDANFIVINYTDDGKGIDIAHRDKIFDPFFTTRLGEGSSGLGLYIVFNLVTGVLGGEIKLCQSQGKSGVSFDIKLPTVAPITKIE, translated from the coding sequence ATGAAACTAAAGTTTGTATTGAGTGCCATTTTGTTGGCCTCATTAGTGCTTCCTACATCGTTTATTTCATATATTGCGTATACGCAAAAAGTCGCAACTAACGAACAAAACCAAGCCACGGTGCGACGTCTTACGCTTAACCGCAGTAAAGAACGCGTTGAATCATATTTAAATACAATTTTAGAGTATGTACGTGCCGACAGTAATATTCCCCAGTTTGCCAACTTTCTTACCGCTTATGGTACTGAACAAGAAGCACAACTCGCTGAAATAAATGCTATTTTGCGAAATGTGATCGTAAAAGACACATTGAATGTTACCTCGGTGGCGCTTATTAATACAGCGGGTAAAAACATTCAAGACATTCGAATTGGCCAACAGAGCCGAGATGAATCGTCATTCGCTTACTTTAAACGTCAATCTATGTCGCCAGCACCAGTAATGCATTATTCAGGTGCAAACAATAAGGACCCTGAAAGTATTTATTTTTCATCGCCGATCCGCAGCAGTGATGGGAAGGTAGTAGGGTATTTGCGCTTAATGTTAGAAACATCGGCGATTCAACAACTCGTAAATAGCATTGCAAAACACCTAACCTATTCTCAGTGGCTAACGATTAGCGCAAACGAAACGCCAATCGCAGATTCACGCCAGCGACAAAAGCGCTTGGAAGAGCGTGATAATGTTTATAAAAGTTACGCAAAAATCAAACCGTTTGAGTGGCAAATTGCCTTGATACAAACGGCGCAAGAACACAATCGTAACCTTGCTAATTACCGTCAATTTTTATTGTTACAGATTGCCATTTTGTTGATTGTTTCGATATTCGTCAGTTTGGTTGTTGCGCGTCTTATGTCTCGTCCAGTAGAGCGTGTTAAAAAATTAGCAATTGAAATTGCACATCAAGACCTCGATAAACGCATTCGCGGTGGAAAAATCGATGAATTTAATGAGCTTGCCGCGGCAATTAATTCAATGGCAGATAATTTAGTGGAAGGTTATCGCAATTTAGAGCGAGAACATCACGAGTTAGAACAAATCCAACAGCAAGTGACTGAACTTAATGAAAAACTCGAAAAAAGAGTGTTAGAGCGTACGCAGCAATTAAGCGCCCAAAACCAAGCGTTAGAAAGTGCGATGCAACAAATTGTACAAAGCGAAAAGTTGGCGTCACTTGGCAGTTTAGTGTCGGGTGTGTCACATGAGTTAAACACACCAATTGGCGTGGCGCTTACAGCAGGAAGCTTTGCACTTGAGGTTCATAATAAAATTGCAAATGAACTTAAGCAAAAATCGCTATCAGTTGACTCCCTGTCGAAGCATCTTCAGCAATTAGAAGAAGCGATTGGGCTAGTCACCAATAATTGTCACAAGGCAAGTGAATTGGTTGTAAACTTTAAACAGATTAGCGGCGACCATACCAGCAATAAACGCCGTGTGTTTAATTTAGCGCAAACACTCGAGGTAGTGGTTAACACCTTAAATACAAAATTGCTGTCAAGCAATACGGTCAGTTTTCACGGGCTAGAAAATGTCGAAATAGACAGCTTTCCAGGTGCTTTTGAGCAAGTCTTTATTAACTTAATCAACAACTCGCTGGTTCACGGGTTTGATGACAGTGTACAAGGCAAAATTAACATTTCAATACAGCAAAGCGACGCAAATTTTATTGTGATTAATTACACCGATGACGGTAAAGGTATTGATATTGCGCATCGCGATAAAATATTCGACCCATTTTTCACGACGCGTCTTGGCGAGGGAAGCAGTGGTTTAGGCTTGTATATTGTGTTTAATCTTGTAACCGGTGTGCTTGGTGGAGAAATTAAATTGTGTCAATCGCAGGGGAAAAGTGGCGTATCGTTTGATATTAAGCTACCCACTGTTGCACCTATTACAAAAATCGAATGA
- a CDS encoding DUF6868 family protein — protein MSIDQITTFLGWATIANCLIVSVSMVIFLLFRSTIVSIHSQLFNVEHKALNVVYIQYFAFYKILIVFFNLVPYLTLKLIM, from the coding sequence ATGTCAATTGATCAGATAACAACGTTTCTCGGTTGGGCGACCATTGCTAATTGTTTAATCGTTAGCGTTAGCATGGTGATTTTTTTACTTTTTCGCAGCACCATTGTCAGTATTCACAGCCAGCTATTTAACGTAGAGCATAAAGCATTGAATGTAGTTTATATTCAATATTTTGCTTTTTATAAGATCTTAATTGTTTTCTTTAATCTCGTTCCTTATTTAACTCTTAAGTTAATTATGTGA
- a CDS encoding amino acid aminotransferase — MFANLKPLPTDPILGLMAKYRQDTNPNKIDLGVGVYKTEQGDTPILSCVKKAEAFRLENETSKSYIGLAGDLGFCAKMESLLLGEHKALLENRVRTAQAPGGTGALRVAAEFIAKANPNASVWVTTPTWANHIGLFSAAGLTVKEYPYYDYENKGLLFDEMMATLKTVPKGDIVLLHACCHNPSGMDLNAEQWQQVADLAKEVGFTPLIDIAYQGFGISLEQDAAGLRLLAETVDEMIICSSCSKNFGLYRERIGACSIISESSAVADVANSVLLSVVRSIYSMPPAHGAAIVDTILGSEELTAEWHQELAEMRNRINGLRSTIVEALHSRGVAQDFSFIEKQHGMFSFLSITPEQIERLQKEYSIYIVGSSRVNVAGVSQANLDYFADAVATVIK, encoded by the coding sequence ATGTTTGCAAACTTAAAGCCATTACCAACGGATCCAATTTTAGGTTTGATGGCCAAATATCGCCAAGATACAAATCCAAATAAAATCGACTTAGGCGTTGGTGTTTATAAAACAGAACAGGGTGATACCCCAATTTTAAGCTGTGTAAAAAAAGCTGAAGCGTTTCGTTTAGAAAATGAAACAAGTAAATCATATATTGGCTTAGCTGGTGATTTAGGTTTTTGTGCAAAAATGGAATCTCTATTACTGGGTGAGCATAAAGCGCTTTTAGAAAACCGTGTTCGCACAGCGCAAGCACCAGGTGGTACAGGTGCTCTACGTGTTGCTGCAGAATTTATCGCAAAAGCAAACCCAAATGCGAGCGTATGGGTAACTACACCAACATGGGCAAACCATATTGGTTTATTCTCAGCTGCTGGTTTAACAGTTAAAGAATATCCGTATTACGATTACGAGAATAAAGGCTTATTGTTTGATGAAATGATGGCCACCTTAAAGACAGTTCCTAAAGGCGATATCGTGTTGTTACACGCATGTTGTCATAATCCAAGCGGTATGGATTTAAACGCAGAGCAATGGCAACAAGTTGCAGATCTTGCAAAAGAAGTTGGTTTTACGCCGTTAATCGATATTGCTTATCAAGGTTTTGGAATCAGCCTTGAACAAGATGCGGCAGGCTTACGTTTATTAGCTGAAACAGTTGATGAAATGATCATTTGTTCTTCTTGTTCTAAAAACTTTGGTCTATATCGCGAGCGTATCGGCGCGTGTTCAATTATTTCAGAATCGAGCGCAGTTGCCGACGTTGCTAACTCAGTACTATTAAGTGTTGTGCGCAGTATCTATTCAATGCCGCCAGCTCACGGTGCTGCAATTGTTGATACTATTCTTGGTAGTGAAGAGCTAACTGCCGAGTGGCATCAAGAGCTTGCGGAAATGCGTAATCGTATTAATGGTTTACGTAGTACGATTGTTGAGGCGCTTCATAGCCGTGGCGTTGCACAAGACTTTTCATTTATTGAAAAACAACATGGTATGTTCTCTTTCTTAAGTATCACGCCAGAGCAAATTGAACGTTTACAAAAAGAGTACTCAATTTACATTGTCGGCTCAAGCCGTGTAAATGTAGCAGGCGTTAGCCAAGCAAACTTAGATTACTTTGCCGATGCAGTTGCAACTGTAATTAAGTAA
- a CDS encoding ImpA family type VI secretion system protein, producing MLLYTDDTELDAGIYLREERTKFRELRNLLNIAQSSLRKLLETPTSSQDLDLQRENFEDWNNLQQACAQTLKQESRDIEVFVWWLAALAFNNSNLSAFNEGLDDFLYALNALNESIHPKLPEKKVAKLDEDQVAAKHCENQTRALEQLTGDSPSSGLLNVPLMRFPLIDDYTYSDYLSDQKSGSLEQVKGTFITKLQANKKLLTEQFSRIIELDKKIGDIDLFINGYRNKFGHSLLGFRFIRDNLKQIKLMYLYFFPDVDKQDEQPSEAVQPQTVNTENSAVESTTPATTQVVQATPSVASTPVAATQAYTRENALEDLNRIAVFFKKTEPHSPIPYLIARAIRWGNMSFSELLGELIKKESPELAEIRKLTGVDNDLGELLNDDIAITAPIAEVEEVEQASEIAVSQPVVQAEPNQTKEPETDTTSSSGPLW from the coding sequence ATGTTGCTCTATACTGACGACACTGAGTTAGACGCTGGCATATATTTACGAGAAGAGCGAACTAAGTTTCGCGAACTTCGAAATCTACTAAATATAGCCCAATCAAGCTTACGTAAACTATTAGAAACGCCTACTTCTTCACAAGATCTCGATTTACAACGTGAAAATTTTGAGGATTGGAATAACCTGCAACAAGCATGTGCCCAAACACTTAAACAAGAGTCACGCGATATTGAAGTGTTTGTGTGGTGGTTAGCGGCGTTGGCATTTAATAACAGTAACCTTTCAGCATTTAATGAGGGGTTAGACGACTTTTTATATGCATTAAATGCATTAAATGAGTCCATACATCCTAAGTTACCAGAGAAGAAGGTTGCCAAGCTTGACGAAGATCAAGTCGCGGCAAAACACTGTGAGAATCAGACTCGTGCACTTGAGCAATTAACCGGTGATAGCCCAAGCTCTGGCTTACTTAATGTTCCACTTATGCGTTTCCCATTAATCGATGATTATACTTACAGCGATTACTTATCGGATCAAAAATCAGGTTCACTTGAACAAGTTAAAGGGACCTTTATCACTAAGTTGCAGGCGAATAAAAAGCTGTTAACAGAACAGTTCAGCCGCATTATTGAGCTCGATAAGAAAATCGGTGATATCGACTTATTTATTAATGGTTATCGCAATAAATTTGGCCATTCTTTGTTGGGTTTTCGTTTTATTCGCGACAACTTAAAACAGATCAAATTAATGTATCTGTACTTTTTCCCAGATGTTGATAAACAAGACGAACAACCAAGTGAAGCGGTTCAACCTCAAACCGTGAATACTGAAAATAGTGCGGTTGAGTCAACAACACCAGCAACTACGCAAGTGGTACAGGCTACACCAAGTGTGGCAAGTACACCTGTTGCTGCTACTCAAGCGTATACACGCGAAAATGCACTTGAAGATCTTAATCGCATTGCGGTCTTTTTCAAAAAAACAGAACCCCATAGTCCTATTCCGTACCTTATTGCTCGCGCGATTCGCTGGGGCAATATGTCGTTTTCAGAATTGCTTGGCGAGTTGATCAAAAAAGAATCCCCAGAACTTGCTGAAATCCGCAAGCTAACAGGGGTAGATAACGATTTAGGCGAATTGCTCAATGACGATATAGCTATTACAGCACCAATTGCTGAAGTAGAAGAAGTTGAGCAAGCATCTGAAATAGCAGTAAGTCAGCCAGTTGTTCAAGCTGAACCAAATCAAACAAAGGAACCTGAAACTGACACAACGTCGAGTTCAGGCCCTTTATGGTAA
- the tssE gene encoding type VI secretion system baseplate subunit TssE, protein MSFFSAFYLEQDEIGTNSMDEIVLSIHHNIGLILKTEAASLHQGDGSLSDDSNLCFGIEDMALFSRLNSGEQIALRIKNKIMQFEPRLQDIKVSYVDDSQKAKLTNTLKFEVSAMLLINGKKELLQFDTDINLTKMTVMIENDTNYD, encoded by the coding sequence ATGTCATTTTTTAGCGCGTTTTATTTGGAACAGGATGAAATTGGCACTAACTCAATGGATGAAATTGTGTTGTCTATTCATCACAACATTGGCTTGATTTTAAAAACCGAAGCAGCGAGTTTACACCAAGGCGATGGCAGTTTGAGTGATGACTCAAACTTGTGTTTCGGTATAGAAGATATGGCATTGTTTAGTCGCCTAAATTCAGGTGAGCAAATTGCACTAAGAATAAAAAATAAAATTATGCAGTTTGAACCACGCCTGCAAGATATAAAAGTGAGCTATGTTGATGACTCGCAAAAAGCCAAGTTAACTAATACGCTCAAATTTGAAGTATCTGCAATGCTACTAATAAATGGTAAAAAAGAATTGCTCCAGTTTGATACAGATATAAATCTGACAAAAATGACTGTCATGATAGAGAACGACACAAATTATGATTAA
- a CDS encoding ABC transporter substrate-binding protein translates to MFRLQGVLKVCFIAMLIFLSGCDNGNRQSKLNQASITSISLAIDLWPGYYPVILADELGMLKKRNISLELSIPRNTDRMLAKFAAAEYDAIAVALGDVMNLSQQYPDARIVMVADESSGGDAILARSDQQVIKGTKIGTNLGGFGELLVRRFLDANDIAIDDVTLMNIEVSHAAKLLNNNSIDYAHTWQPYVDEMVAGGAHVVYSSAQTPGLIPDVIAMQSAFIENNHEAARGFVDAWFEAQAWWLENPSKGNEIIARVIKQTPQSIKLNGVKLLNRADNFAAFTSQNSAGLNSVIGVYNQFYVGQGIIAKPIRSERLLDARLIQ, encoded by the coding sequence ATGTTCCGCTTACAAGGAGTTTTAAAGGTTTGCTTTATCGCCATGCTGATATTTTTATCAGGCTGCGATAACGGGAATCGTCAAAGTAAACTTAATCAGGCATCAATTACCTCGATTAGTTTGGCAATTGATTTGTGGCCAGGTTATTACCCAGTTATTCTTGCTGATGAGTTGGGTATGTTAAAAAAGCGCAATATTAGTTTAGAGTTATCAATCCCGCGTAATACCGACCGCATGTTAGCTAAATTTGCGGCGGCAGAGTATGACGCGATTGCGGTAGCACTGGGTGATGTAATGAACCTTTCACAGCAGTACCCTGATGCACGCATTGTTATGGTGGCAGACGAGTCGAGTGGCGGTGACGCGATTTTAGCGCGAAGTGACCAACAAGTGATTAAAGGCACTAAAATTGGCACCAACTTAGGTGGTTTTGGTGAGTTATTAGTACGCCGCTTTTTGGATGCAAACGACATCGCAATTGATGATGTGACGCTAATGAATATCGAAGTGTCGCATGCTGCGAAGTTACTTAACAATAATAGCATCGACTATGCACATACTTGGCAACCCTACGTAGATGAAATGGTTGCAGGTGGTGCGCACGTTGTGTACTCAAGTGCCCAAACACCGGGCTTAATTCCAGATGTTATAGCGATGCAAAGCGCGTTTATTGAAAATAATCATGAGGCAGCGCGTGGGTTTGTTGATGCGTGGTTTGAGGCGCAAGCTTGGTGGCTTGAAAATCCAAGTAAAGGTAATGAAATCATTGCGCGAGTCATCAAACAAACACCGCAAAGTATTAAGTTAAATGGCGTTAAACTGTTAAATCGAGCGGATAATTTTGCAGCATTTACGTCGCAAAATAGCGCAGGCTTAAACAGTGTTATTGGTGTGTACAATCAATTTTATGTTGGGCAAGGGATCATTGCTAAACCAATTCGCAGCGAGCGTTTACTAGATGCCCGGTTAATTCAATGA